One Brevibacillus choshinensis genomic window carries:
- a CDS encoding 3-hydroxyacyl-CoA dehydrogenase family protein → MTTANKTVLLTGDSPLQAELHQIITANGYRVVSLAEGAAEADAIFLAIEVNNLDLEAKKQQLSEIDRLLGPSVPVVTTSLAITATEAASWTSHPERVCGFGTLVPLAERALFEVAPALQTEAAALEATVAFFHSLGKETEVVEDEVGLVFPRILSLIINEAAFTLMEKAATLEDIDIAMKKGTNYPYGPLEWADRIGLDEIYAISRGLQRDLAEERYRTAPLLRKLALAKRYGVRSGQGFYSYQPSNGGEV, encoded by the coding sequence ATGACTACAGCAAATAAGACAGTTCTGCTCACGGGGGACAGCCCTCTTCAGGCGGAGCTGCATCAAATAATAACGGCAAACGGCTATCGGGTGGTTTCCCTTGCAGAAGGGGCAGCCGAAGCGGATGCGATCTTTTTAGCCATCGAAGTAAACAATCTCGACTTGGAAGCGAAAAAGCAGCAGCTAAGCGAAATCGATCGCTTGCTGGGGCCTTCCGTTCCCGTCGTGACCACCTCGCTGGCGATTACAGCGACGGAAGCCGCGTCCTGGACTTCCCATCCAGAGCGGGTATGCGGCTTTGGCACTTTGGTGCCTCTGGCAGAGCGCGCGCTGTTTGAGGTGGCGCCTGCCCTGCAGACAGAGGCAGCTGCCCTGGAAGCGACGGTCGCATTTTTCCATTCGCTCGGCAAGGAAACTGAAGTGGTAGAGGATGAGGTCGGTCTCGTATTTCCGCGCATTCTTTCCCTGATCATTAATGAAGCGGCTTTCACGCTGATGGAAAAGGCGGCTACGCTAGAAGACATCGACATCGCGATGAAAAAGGGAACCAACTACCCGTACGGTCCTCTGGAGTGGGCGGATCGGATCGGGCTGGACGAGATCTATGCCATTTCGCGCGGCCTGCAGCGCGACCTCGCGGAAGAGCGCTATCGGACAGCTCCCCTGCTTCGCAAGCTGGCACTCGCCAAGCGCTACGGTGTGAGGAGCGGCCAAGGCTTTTACAGCTACCAGCCAAGTAACGGAGGTGAAGTCTGA
- a CDS encoding 3-hydroxyacyl-CoA dehydrogenase family protein, which yields MERKTVGVIGAGTMGAGIALVCARREHQVLLLDANQAVLDRAMGYLQSILSKDVEKGKISEQKKTETLENVQFISDFEKLAAADIVIEAVPERLELKKTIFGDLSRICRSDALLLTNTSSISITEIAGGLPHPERILGFHFFNPAPVMPLIEVIRGKKSSEENVQTAYRFAEELGKVPVLVTDTPGFIVNRIARPYYNEALRILGDNVASVEKIDRIMKQAGGFKMGPFELQDMIGIDINFATTQSVYTDFFHEGRFKPSRIQQRMVQAGSLGRKTGDGFYDYSK from the coding sequence GTGGAGAGAAAAACCGTAGGAGTAATTGGCGCAGGAACGATGGGAGCAGGAATCGCTCTCGTCTGTGCCCGCCGTGAGCACCAAGTGTTGCTGCTGGACGCAAACCAGGCTGTGTTGGACAGAGCGATGGGGTATCTGCAATCGATTTTGTCCAAGGACGTGGAAAAAGGGAAAATCAGCGAACAGAAAAAAACAGAGACGCTGGAGAACGTTCAGTTTATTTCCGACTTTGAAAAGCTGGCGGCAGCTGACATCGTCATCGAAGCTGTGCCAGAGAGACTGGAATTGAAGAAAACCATTTTTGGCGACCTTAGCCGCATTTGCAGAAGCGATGCGCTCCTGCTCACGAATACCTCCTCCATTTCCATTACGGAGATCGCGGGAGGACTGCCACACCCCGAACGCATTCTGGGATTTCACTTTTTCAACCCTGCACCGGTCATGCCTCTGATCGAGGTGATTCGCGGGAAGAAATCCAGCGAAGAAAACGTACAGACTGCTTATCGCTTCGCAGAGGAGCTGGGCAAAGTACCTGTACTCGTGACGGACACACCTGGATTTATTGTGAATCGCATTGCCCGCCCGTACTACAATGAGGCACTGCGCATTCTGGGCGACAACGTAGCAAGTGTAGAGAAGATCGACCGGATCATGAAACAGGCAGGCGGGTTCAAAATGGGGCCGTTCGAGCTGCAAGACATGATCGGCATCGACATTAACTTCGCCACGACCCAATCGGTCTACACCGATTTCTTCCACGAAGGACGATTCAAGCCCAGCCGCATCCAGCAGCGAATGGTACAGGCAGGAAGTCTGGGCAGAAAGACGGGGGATGGCTTCTATGACTACAGCAAATAA